TTCCTGCTTTATTGCTTGTCTTGTTCTGTTCAAGTGTGGTAGCACAAGTGCCTTATCCTTTCGCTTGGGTCAAACATACCACAGGTACGAATAGCAGCGAAGGAATTTTATTCTCTTACACTGCACCCAATGGTGACACTTATGTAGTAGGGAGATTTAATGACACGGTTGATTTTGATCCTGGTCCAGCTACCTTCAACCTTATAGCCAAAGGAACAGACGCTTTTGTAGCTAAGTACACTTCTTTAGGAGCCTTAGTATGGGCTAAAAGTTTTCAGGCAAGTAGTTCTACCTCGTATGCAGAAGCCACAGGTGTTGCCGTAGATGCATTAGGGAATATCTATGTATGTGGCAGTTTTAATGACGTAGTAGATTTTGACCCTGATGCAGGTATATATAATTTATCCCCCACAGGGTCAAGTTCTAATCCTGATGCGTTTTTGGTCAAGCTTAGTCCATCGGGTGGTTTTCTTTGGGCAGGAAAAATAGGTAGTCCACAGTATGAATTAGCACTCAGTATTACTACGGATGCTGCTAATGATATTTACGTAGCAGGAAGGTTTCAAGATACTACTGATTTTGACATGGGTCCCGCTACAAATAACTTAATTGCAGGTGGTTCGGTTGATCCTTTTGTAGCTAAGTATAACTCCTCAGGGGCGCTAATTTGGGCAAAACAGTTCAAAGGAAATAGTGGTAGTTTTGCTGCTGCTGAAAAAGTTTTAATCTCATCAGGAAATGTGATTGTAACAGGTATTTTTAGTGGTACAAATGATTTTGATCCAGGTTCAGGTACATTTAATCTTAGCGCTGCCAGCATGATGCCTGACTTTTATATTTGCCAGCTAAACAGTGCGGGAAATTTTATGTGGGCAAAGAGTATAGGTGGTGTAGGGTTAGAATTTGTCAACGATATGACAATTGATAATTCAGGCAACATACTACTTTGTGGTACTTTTGACAATGCCGTAGATTTTGACCCAGGTCCTGGTATTGCAATTATCAATCCTTTCAGTACTTTTATAGATGATTTTTTTGTACTTAAATTAAGTCCTTTGGGTAACTATGAATGGGCAAAAGGCATAGGAGGACAATTGCTAGAACACGCAACAGTAATTAGTACTAACTCTTTGGGCGATGTATTCGTTGCAGGTAATTTTATGGATACAGTAGATTTTGACCCAGGTCCTGGTACTGCTTTTCTATACTCTTCATCAGGCTCTATGAATAATGGTTTTATATTGAAGTTAAGCGGTGGAACAGGTGGCTTTGAATGGGTAAAACAGCTCAATATCGACCAAATGATACAAATCAACGGAATTGGGCTAGACTCATTTGAAAACTTATATCTTACAGGTGAATTCTACGGAACATGTGATTTTGACCCAGGTTCTGGTACAGTTAATTTAACAGCCGAAGCAGCTGATGCATTTATACTCAAGCTGAACGCTTCCGCTACCAACATAACTCAAAATCTGGTTGAGAATCAATTTAAGGTATATCCTACTATAGCCCAAGAATACTTGTACATACATCCTTCGCAGCCCGCAAATTATCTACTGCAAATCATAGATGTAAATGGAAGAATACTCATGTTAGAACAGCAGCAAAATACAACCTCTATACCTCTGCACAATTATCCGAATGGGTTGTATAAAGTTAGAATACAAAATTTAAGCACACAAGCGTCAGAAACTCATACCTTCATAGTACAGCACTAACAAAAATTCAAATAATTTCTTGGGGGCATGCACTCTTAGGAGTGTATGCTCTTTTGTTTTCAAAATGAGTTACTTTTTCAGCTCTCTAAAAGTTGTATTTCGTAAGGAGATAAGTAGTTTGTACTTTTAAGAAATCTAATTACATCTTGAATAAAATCTACAGGGTACAGAGATTTACTCTGTTTCATGTATTTGCAAATATTTTTGCAATCTTGTATAGCTGTGCTTTTTCTGTTAAAAAAGATAGGTAAGTTGTGGCATAGCACTGCTCTTAGGTACAAAATTTCTATGTTAGTAGGCGATTTTCTGACACACTTATCTAGTTGCACTAAGGCAGTATTAGCATACGAAAGTTTATCTATGGGCCAAAGCGTATATTTTGCTCGTAGAGCGGTAAGTGTAGCTAAGTATGCCTCTGAAACGGCAAGCCATGCAGGTTGTAGTACTTTCAAACGTTCAAAACACTTTTTAGAAGGTTCAAGGTATACTTCTTCTTCTGTAGCAAGGTAGTAGTACAGTACTCCTAGTTCTTTGACTAAATTTGGATTATTGAGATAATTGGGAGTGCGTTCAATTTCTTTTACTCTCTGCAATATGAAATTTTTGTCTTTTTCAGAGGTAGATGCAGCAGTTGTCATACATTTTATGATGATAAAAAGTAAAGCCGAAAACCTTAACAGGTTCATACACGATATACAAAATATACAAAAAAAAGGGCTAAATAGTTTTATTTAAGTAGCAAAGAGTTGTAGTTGATTTATTACAAAACTAAGTTTCTCATTTTATCTCTACTATTCGTGCAGGCATAGTAGCGGGGACAAGTCCTGCTTTTTGTATAATTTTTTGTCCTCTGTGGCTGGCTATAAAAGCACCTAAACCTGTACCTAAGCCCCTGTAAGGTTCAGTACAAATAAAGTAAATGTCTCTTGTATAAGGATAGTGTTTATCTGCAATATACGATTGATAGGGCTGATATGCTACATTATCCTTGTCAATAATTCCTACTACATGAAATTTCTTTCTGAATTTTTGAATTTGAGTGTCATCTATGTCGCTAATCCAATTTACACCAATTACTCCTATTGCATTTTTGTTTTTCTCAATGTATTCCATTACTTGTTCGTTAGTATTTACTGCAAAAAAGTGCTTAGGCAAAGGTTTATTGTGATTGAATTTTTCTTGTACGTATCTAGCTGTGCTTGAATTGGGATTATCAAAAACTATGGTTATGCTGTCTAGTGTACTTTTAGGATTGAGTTGTTTCCAATGGGTAATTTTACCGCTCATAATACTCTCTATTTGTGCAGGTGTAAATTCTGAATCTGGATTTGAAAGATGAACGATAAATGCGATAGCATCTGTGGCTATTTTAGTTTCTTTGGGAACAAGACTCTTTTGAATGAAAAAATCTTTTTCTGCTTTGTTGAGTGGTCTGGCTAAAATAATAGAGCGAACACTATCAGCTACCAAGCTTTTGATGACCTCTGTTTCACCTTGATAAATTGGCTGGATATGGGCTTGCAGATAAGTGGCTAAAAATACATCTAATTCCGCATTGACAATAGGGGCAAGACTTTCATCTGCTGCAATTTTGATAAATCCTGTGGTAGGTGTATCTCTTTGTTGTTTTTCAGAAGGTTTTCCTGTTTTGCAGCTAATCAAAAGTAGGCTCAGAAAAAGCAGGATACTGTATTTAATCGTTTTCATAACGTGCTTTGAAAAATCTATAAATTCCGTACGCGACTAAAATAAAAGCTAAAATGTTTTGATACATACTATGCAAGTCAGTATGTTGAGAAGGTAAAAAAAACAAAACAGTGCCGCACGTTACATAAAGTACAGACATAAAGTAATTGAAAATCAATTTAAATTTCATGCAACCTAAACGGCAATAGATCTTTCACAAAAGTAAAAGTATTTTTAGAAACCAACAATATATTATCCTTTGCTCCACCTATGAGTTAAAGTTATCCAATAAATATTTCTATTCGTAAAAACTTGATTACCTGACTGTTGCAACCAATACATAAATCCAATTCCCATAGAAAGCTGTTTAGTGGTTGGAATATTTAATCCTACGTACAAGCGATTATGATGAAAACCATTGATAGGTAATTTGCTGCCTAAATTTAAGTGAAGTTCATCAAATATCCGTAAGCGTACAGTTTTTTCATGAGTTATTTCAAATAAAGGAAAGCTTACTTGCAAGCGGTATCTAATCCGTACATTGTGATAATAGAACTGTCTTTGTATAGATGCGTTAGGTATATTCCCATCATCAAAAAAGCGAAGTTCAAATCTATAATTATGAGTAACGTTTACTTGTCTTATTCTTTCTTGATGCTCTACTTCAACATGAGGAAATATGCCCTGTAAAATTTGACTTCTAAACGTATTATGGGCCAGATATGAGATACCTGCGCAAGTAGCCCAGTCAGGTCCTAGCTTTCTATACAAAGCGTAACGTAACAAAAATTGGTGTTGCAAAACAGGTTCTAACAAATGCCGTTCATGTATTTCTGCTTGCCAGTACCACTGCCTGTAAGATATTACCGAAATAAAGCTATACCACATTAAATTATTTAATCTCGGGGCAGTATTCTGTGCATGCAAACGAAAAAGTTCAAAAAGAGCAACTATAAGAATAATAAATCTGCTTAACATAACAAATAAAGTAGAGCAAAGGTATAAACAAAAATCTTTTAATCCTGATATTTTGCTTTGTATATTTGTATTCTTAAAAACATATCAAAAATACAACGAGGTTAATTTTACTGATGAACAAAAAAATAGGTCTAAAAACTAAATTTTTTAACACTTTAAGAACTTTATTCAAAAACCAACTTGCAGAGCGTATAATACGAAAAATAACAAATGGTTCATCGGCAGGTTCATTTTTGTCAAAAATTCCTGCTAACAATTATCAATACTCCTCACCTACAATCAGAAAAGTGAATATTGAAGGACTGAACTTTGAATTAGATATCAGTGATTATATGGAGTGGCTTTTGTACTTTGGTATCCGTGCCGAACCGAGAGAAAAATTGTATGAATTGGTCAGGGATAAAAAAATAATTTTTGACATAGGGGCAAACTTTGGGGAAACAGCTTTATTTTTTGCCAAATACGCCCCTAGCGATGCAAAAATATATGTCTTTGAACCTGAATCATTCTGTTTCAGAAAATTAGTCCATAACTTGAGCTTGAATGCATACAACAATATTTTCGCTTTTAATTTTGGCTTTGGAAATGAAAATGGCAAGTTTTACCTTGCTTCAGATACGGCTAATAATCGTGGAGGAAATAGGATTCAGTTAGAAGCAAATATGCCCGCAAACATTGAGATAAAAAGAATAGATGACTTTGTTGAACAAGAAAAGATTGAAAAAGTAGATTTTATCAAAATAGACGTAGAAGGTTTTGAATATCATGTCTTAAAGGGGGGAGAAAATGTAATCCGAAGAGATAAGCCAACTTTATTTGTAGAAGTTAATGATAAAAATTTAAAGGCACAAAAAAGCTCTGCCGTAGAACTTATTTCTTTTTTAGAAAAATACTATTCCCACATTTACGCTGCACAGGACAATAGACCAATAACGTCAAAAACTAATTTTGAAGGTCTACATTTTGATGTTATTGCTATCACATAAATAATTCTACGTAAGTGTTATCAAAGTTACTCAATCTACTACTGAATTCTTTTTAGATTTGCAGCATGCCTGTATTTATAGCTAAAGAGCAAAAAATTCCTTTTTTGTTCAATTTATTACAAAGTTCAGTTGCACCTCGTCCAATAGCCTTTGTTTCTACAATAAATGAGAAAAATCAAGTAAATTTATCACCTTTTAGTTTTTTTAATTTATTTAGTGTCAATCCACCGATATTAGTTTTTTCGCCCTCTCGCAGAGTAAGAGATAACACTACTAAACACACTTTAGAAAATGTAAAAAAAATTCCTGAATGTGTGATTAACGTAGTAAGCTATGATATGGTAGAGCAAGTTAATTTAGCTTCTACCGAATACCCTGAGGGGGTTAATGAATTTATCAAAGCAGGTTTTACTGAAGAACCTTCTATTTATGTAAAACCTCCCCGCGTAAAAGAGTCTCCTGTGCAAATGGAATGTCAGATAAGGCAGGTTATTCCCCTAGGGGAGTTACCTGGTAGCGGCAATTTGGTTATTTGTGAAGTAGTAGCTATACATGTGCGAGAAGATATTCCTGTATTAGAAAATGGTGCTATTTTGCCTGAAAAAGTGCAGTTAGTAGCCCGCTTAGGATTAGATTTTTATGCCAAAGCTTACGGCGAGTGTCTTTTTGAAGTAGCTAAGCCCCTTGCTTCTTTGGGCATAGGTATAGATAACATTCCTGAACCTATACGTTATAGCCCTATTCTCACAGGAAATGACTTAGGTAAATTGGGAAATGTAGCTCAAATCCCTACCGCTGAAGATGCACAAACTTTTGTACAGCAGAATAATTATCAAAATTTAGATAAAGAAGCTCTGCATACTACCGCTAAACATTTACTAAGCCAAAATAAAGTACAAGAGGCTTGGAAAGTCTTAGTATATTCGCTTCAAAAATAGACAAATGTCTAAAAAAATCACTTACATTATCTCTAATATTGACAAAGCATTAGTTTTTGAATGGACCGCAGAAGCTCTGCAAAACACAAACTTTGAACTTTCTTTTATATTACTCAATCCAAAAGAAAGCACATTAGAGAACTACTTAGCTTCAAAAAATATAAGAGTAAAGCGCATTCATTTAAGAACTAAAAAAGATATTCCCTTCGCTTTATTAAAAACTTATTTAACCTTGAAAAAGTGGAAACCTGATGTAGTACATTGTCATTTGTTTGAAGCTAGTTTAGTAGGTTTATTCGCAGCTAAACTAGCTTCTATTCCCAAAAGAGTTTACACAAGGCATCATTTTTTGTATCATTGGGAGGAAAACCCTAAGGCAGTAAAATATGATGTGTGGTGCAATCAATGGGCAACTCATATTGTTGTCCTTACGCAAAGAATGGGTGAGTTTTTAATAGAAAATGAAAATGCTGTATCTGAAAAAATTCGCTTTATTCCACACGGTTTTAGATTTGAGACTTGGCAGCAGGTAGATTTTCAAAAAACGAAAATACTAAAGTCCAAATATAACTGTGATAATCAATATCCTGTGATAGGTGTTATTGCGCGTTGGGTAAAAGAAAAAGGAGTTGAGTATATTATTCCTGCTTTCAAAAAAATTTTACAAGACTATCCTAATGCTAAGCTGCTACTTGCAAATGCAAGGGGAATTTACAAGCCCCGAATACAAGCACTTCTACAAGACATCCCTCAAAAAAATTATCAAGTCATAGAATTCGAACCTGATATTGCTAACCTATACGCTCTTTTTGACATATACGTGCACGTGCCTACGGGTCCAGATAAAGAACCTTTTGGTCAAACATATATTGAGGCACTTTTTGCCCAAAAACCTTGTATTTTTACACTGTCAGGAATTGCACACAGTTTTATTGAGCATGAAAAAAATGCCCTAGTTGTACCATATTGTGATAGTGAAGCTATCTATCAAAGCTGCATCCGGCTTTTAAATGAACCTGAATTAGCAAAAAATCTTGCTCTCAATGGATATGATACTGTAACAAAATTGTTTTCTTTAGAGCAGATGATAGAAAAATTAAAAAGCCTGTATGCGGAATAAGCCTGTTGTATACTTTCGCTACTTACCTAACGCAGATTATTACGAAACTTGGAACTTACAAGAACAGCTTTTACAACAGATTGTAAAAATTAAACTCAATAATCGGAATAAAAAAATACCTGATACTACCCCTAATTACTTGCTATTTTGCGAGCATCCGCATGTCTACACTTTGGGTAAAAATGGCAAAAAAGAACATTTATTACTCAATGAAAACGAGTTACAAAAAATAGGTGCTACTTTTGTGCCTATCAATCGCGGAGGAGATATCACTTATCACGGAAAAGGGCAGCTAGTTGGCTATCCTATTCTCAATTTAGACTATTTTTCTACAGATTTACATCTCTACATGAGAAATTTGGAAGAAGTAATCATTCTAACCTTACAAGAGTATGGAATTGAGGGCTATCGTATTCCTAAGCTTACAGGCGTTTGGGTAAATGTACAAGGACAACCTAAAAAAATTGCTGCTTTTGGAGTACGCTGCAGCCATTGGGTAACTATGCACGGCTTTGCTTTCAATCTCAATACAGACCTCAAATATTTTGAATACATTATCCCTTGTGGGATCCAGGATAAAGGTGTAACTAGCCTTGCTGAAGTCTTGCAAGAAAAAGTGAACGAAGAAGTAGCCCAAAAAATTGTACTACAAAAGTTTGAGAAAGTATTTGATTGTATTATTGAGTATGAATAAAAGTTGTTATTAGTTGCTACACTTTTTATTATGATGGTACGCCAGCTATGAAAGGTAAAAAATTATTTCAGTACATCTACGCCGCCAAAACCCTCTTCTGTAATATCTCCTACTCCTGTATCCCAAACAAATTCGTGAATTTTGGGATGTGCGTATAATACAAAAGGCATTAAGTAGGTTTTTACCTTGCCATATTTAACAGTAGTGTATTCACGTGCCACTTCCTTACGTTGATTTTTCATACGTTCGAGGTACTCTTTATCAGGAATGAATTGAAATTCTGTCATTTGATTGTAAGGCAAGGAATCCCCATAAAATTCTATCATTCTTCTGATAGTACTGTCAAATAATTTATCTGAAAAAGTTTCACTTTCAGGCGAATGAATATTCTGCTCCTCTCTATCTAATACTAATGGGGATAGCGCTAAGTATTTTATAGCTCGGTGAAAATTGGGTGCAGGAATAACTTCGGTTTGTATAGGATTGACCAAAATATCTCCAATTTTAATTACAGGCATTCTAAAAAGTTCATCTAATACTTTGTCTAAAAAAGCTTCAATAGGGGAGCTAATCACCCAAGATAATTTTTTAGATTGAAAATTGAGCGCGTTATTTTCTACTTTGCTAAAACCTTTTATACCCGAAAAAGTAAATAGATTAAAGTCTCGATGCGTTTTTGCATAAGGTTTTATGATAGGTTCAAAAACAGAGTACTTACTCTCCATGATGCCCAAAATGAGTTGGTAGAGTTCATTCAGATGATTAAAAGGTACTAATCCGTATTTACTTTGTTTATTCAATATAATTTTGACCTTCATGGCGTCTATTTTCTATATTTATATTTTTCACACAATTGCAATACTAACCAAAAATCATTTAAGAATAAAAAAATAGTTACAATTTCATGCAGCAGCATTATAAACCTGAACGAAAATGCATAACATCGCCGTCTTGCACAACGTAGTCTTTGCCTTCTATTCGTAGCTTACCTGCATCTTTTACAGCCTGCTCTCCGCCGTACTGTACAAAATCCTCATAGCTTATTACCTCTGCGCGAATAAATCCCTTCTCAAAATCACTATGGATAACACCTGCAGCTTGGGGCGCTTTTGTACCTTTGGGAATAGTCCAAGCTCGAACCTCCTTCGGTCCTGCTGTAAAGTAAGTAATTAAGTTTAATAAACGATAAGCCGCACGAATAACCTTATATAACCCTGGTTCTTCCCAACCCAAAGCTTCTAAAAACTCTTTTCTATCATTTTCATTTTCCATTGCAGCTATTTCTGCTTCCAAAGCCGCACAAACTAAAATTACCTCTGCTCCTTCTTTTTGAGCAACCTCTTGTATTTTTTTAGTATGCTCATTTCCAGTATGAACGTCTTTTTCACCCACATTACAAACATACATTACAGGTTTATCAGTAAGTAAATTCAAGTCTGCAATTAAAGCACGTTCTTCAGGTGTAGTAACTAAACTTCTTGCTGGGTTTCCCATTTCTAAATGCTTTTTGAAAGCCAACAGTACAGATTCTGTCTGTTGGGCTATTTTATCTCCTGTTTTAGCGGCACGGCTTATCTTTTCTAATTTTCTTTCTATGCTTTCAAGATCTTTTAACTGTAATTCAATATCTACAATTTCTTTATCATGCAGAGCATCTACTTTTCCATTAACATGTACAATATTAGGATCTTCAAAGCAGCGAATAACATGCATAATAGCATCTACTTCTCGGATGTGAGAAAGAAATTTATTCCCCAATCCTTCATTGTTGCTTGCTCCTTTGACTAATCCTGCAATATCTACAATCTGAACTACTGTAGGGACTACATTTTGCGGTTTTACAATCTCCGCCAATTTTTCCAAGCGTTTATCAGGGACAATGATAGTGCCTAAGTTCGGTTCAATAGTGCAAAAAGGATAGTTTGCTGCTTCGGCTTTGCCCGTAGAAATAGCGTTAAATAGTGTTGATTTACCCACGTTGGGCAGCCCCACAATGCCGCACTTTAAGCTCATATCGGGGGCAAAATTCAAAATTTGCTATTATTTATGCAAGCTAAAAAGTCAAGTTATCGTACAAAAAGCTTGTAATTCTTAGTTTTTCCATCACAAGTAATGCTTAAAAGGTATAGGGAAGAGGTTAGTTTCAAAGCGTCCTTGTTAATGGTAATGCTATTGACACCTGTGTGAAAAACTTCATTTTTAGCTATAGTTGCTACCTTTTGCCCAATGAGTGAATAAATCTCTATAGTTACAGGTTCTGTTTTTGATAATGTAAAAGTGATAGTTGCACTCTCCGTAATAGGATTAGGATAAATGATCACTTCCCCCAGAATAGGTAAGTTTTGATCGTCTATTTTTTCAGGCGCACTAGGGTAAGGTAAACTAAACGCGCTTACAGTACTTAAAAATACACTCAACAAAAGTATTGTAACGTATTTTTTCATAGCTGAAAAATTTCACTTTTATATCACTACGCAAATATACAAATTAAGCCTGGTATATGCAAGTTTTTTCATTTTTTTCTGTGTCTAATTTAGTTTGTTTTTGTTCATTTCAGTTAGTTACTTTTGTACCTTTGTGTATATGAGAACGTGGATTTATGCAGTTTTTGCGTTTTCTGTCTTTTGTACTTATGCGCAAAACACTGTTCAAATTACTGTAAAAATATCAGAACCCGAGCTAAGTAAAGACACTCTATATCTGTTTGACATTACTCAAAACAATAAACCTATTCATTACATCCGTTGTAAAGGTAAGTCTGAAGTCGTAGCTTCTTATTCTGTAAAGCACAAAGGAACCTATTTGTTTGGTTATCATTCCAAAGAAGCCAAAGCAATTTGGTTAGGTACAGAATCAAAAGTCAAGGTTGAGGTTACCTACAAAAAAGGAAATTTTGAGCTTGTTTTTGAGCAGAATTCAGACAATCAGCGATTATATACCTTGATAAATACCATCCATCAATTTGACCGAGACATACAAGAGATGCGTAATCGTATTGCCAAAGCGCCTTTTACAGAGTATGAAAGCATTCAAAAGAAAACAGATAGTTTAATTGTTGCAAAGCAAGAGTATCTACTTCGGTGTAGAAACAGTCATAACGAAGTAGAGAGAGTTACTGCTCAAATTTATGATTATCCAGCTTGGAACAGACAAGGTAATGAAGCCGAATGGATTTATGACCATTTTTTTGATTATGTTGATTTTACTCAAAGCATCTATGCTTATCATTATTTGTTTCATGAAAAGTTGAGTGCATATTTTCAGTTTGTTATTGCGAGTGGGGAGGAATTTTGTTTGCAAAAATTGGATACACTGCTAAGCAAGTCGGCTAAAAATACACTAATGCAGGAAGTCATTTACAAAAGTGCGATATGGGGAGCGCTTAGACTTATGCCTGATGCCGCAGCGACTATTTATCAGCGATTTGAAAAAAATTATCCCAAAAGTCCATTTTTAGCAGATTTCAAGTCTATTTTATCGGCTTTTCTTAAAGCACAGATTGGGAAGGTAATGGAAATTGCTTTACCTGATACAAGTGGCAAAATAGTTAGCACAAAAGATTACAGAGGTAAAATTTTGATTGTGGATTTTTGGGCAAGTTGGTGTGGACCTTGTCGTATGGAAAATCCGAATATGGTTCGTTTGTACAATGAGTTCAAGCACAAAGGTTTGGAGATTATAGGTGTATCTTTGGATAGGGATGCGAATGCTTGGAAACAAGCTATTCGCCAAGATAATTTAGCTTGGGTACATATTAGCGACCTAAAACATTGGCAATCGGCTGCGGCAAGAGAGTACGGAGTGAATAGCATTCCTAAAACCTTTATTTTAGATAGAGAGGGCAGGATTATTGCAAAAAATTTGCGCGGCGAAGCGCTTCGTCAAAAAATACAAACTTTATTGCCTTAATTATGTGTTTTTTGGACTTTTAATTTTTTCTTTTTTTTGGGCGTGCCCTTGCCCACACTTCGCTTGCGCTTGTGTGGGCAAGGTCGGCGTGCTACGGGCTACGCTTTCGCTTCGGTGCTTCGCTTCGCTACGCACCGTGCTGACGCACGCCCTTCGCATGCCTCACGCAATTGAACTCAAAACAATCTTTCAAAAAATAAAATACTTCAAAAAA
The sequence above is a segment of the Bacteroidia bacterium genome. Coding sequences within it:
- a CDS encoding TlpA family protein disulfide reductase; translated protein: MRTWIYAVFAFSVFCTYAQNTVQITVKISEPELSKDTLYLFDITQNNKPIHYIRCKGKSEVVASYSVKHKGTYLFGYHSKEAKAIWLGTESKVKVEVTYKKGNFELVFEQNSDNQRLYTLINTIHQFDRDIQEMRNRIAKAPFTEYESIQKKTDSLIVAKQEYLLRCRNSHNEVERVTAQIYDYPAWNRQGNEAEWIYDHFFDYVDFTQSIYAYHYLFHEKLSAYFQFVIASGEEFCLQKLDTLLSKSAKNTLMQEVIYKSAIWGALRLMPDAAATIYQRFEKNYPKSPFLADFKSILSAFLKAQIGKVMEIALPDTSGKIVSTKDYRGKILIVDFWASWCGPCRMENPNMVRLYNEFKHKGLEIIGVSLDRDANAWKQAIRQDNLAWVHISDLKHWQSAAAREYGVNSIPKTFILDREGRIIAKNLRGEALRQKIQTLLP